A stretch of DNA from Saccharospirillum mangrovi:
GTCGGTGACCTGTTTCAGACCACGTTTTTCGATCACCTCGTCCGGCGAACCTTCACCAGCGGCAATGCCTTCGAATACCTGTTTGGCGAGCTTGTTGGACACGGTGTTGTCCTGAATCCGTTGAATCAACTGACCCAGATGCCCGGCGCTGACCGGGCTGTGTTCGATTTCGATTTCGTCCCGGTTCAACAGCGCTGCCAGTTCGCCCTGACACCAGTTGGCGGCCAGTTTGGCATCGCCGCAGATGCCGGTAACCGCTTCGAAATAGTCGGCCATGGCGCGGCTGGCTGAGAGTACGGTGGCGTCGTATTCCGACAAGCCGTGTTCGTTTTTGAAACGCTCAATCTTGGCGTCCGGCAGTTCCGGCAGGTGATCGGCAATGTCCTGAATGTAGGCGTCGTCGATCTCGACCGGCAGCAAATCCGGTTCCGGGAAATAGCGGTAATCGTTGGCAAATTCTTTCGAGCGCATCGACCGGGTTTCGTTTTTGTCGGCGTCGTACAAGCGGGTTTCCTGAACGATTTGGCCGCCGTCTTCGATGACATCGATGTGACGCTGTACTTCAACGTTGATCGCTTTTTCAACAAAGCGGAACGAGTTGACGTTCTTGATTTCGGTGCGCGTGCCCAGCTCGGTGGTGCCTTTCGGGCGAACCGAGACGTTGGCGTCGCAGCGCATCGAACCTTCGGCCATGTTGCCGTCGGAAATACCCAGATAGGTCACGATGGAGTGAATTTTGCGCAGGTAAGCCACGGCTTCCTTGGCGTTGCGCAAATCCGGTTCGGAGACGATTTCCAGCAGCGGCGTACCGGCGCGGTTCAAATCGATGCCGCTCATGCCTTCGAAATCTTCGTGCAGCGATTTACCGGCGTCTTCTTCCAGGTGCGCGCGGGTGACACCAATGGTGCGGGTGCTGCCGTCGTCGAGCACGATGTCCACTTTGCCTTCACCGACGATGGGGAAATCCATCTGGGTGATCTGGTAGCCCTTGGGCGAATCGGGGTAGAAGTAGTTTTTGCGATCAAACACCGAGCGCTTGCCGATGTTGGCACCGATCGCCAGACCAAACGCCACCGCCTTGCGCAGCGCACCGGCATTGAACACCGGCAAGGTGCCGGGCATGGCTAAATCGACCAGGCTGGCCTGGGTGTTCGGTTCGGCGCCGAAGCGGGTCGACGAGCCGGAGAAAATCTTGGACTGGGTGGAGAGCTGTACGTGGATCTCCAGTCCGATAACGATTTCCCATTCCATTCACGGATCCTCTGAATGCGTGTTCGGGTGCCGGGTTAAGGCCGGCACCAAAATTACCGTCTTAAGCCGGGGTTTTGGTGTGCCAGTCAGTCGCTTGCTGGAAGCGATGACCGATGTTCAGCAGCCGGCTTTCATCAAAATAATTACCGATCAATTGCAGACCAACCGGCAGTCCGTTGACCTGACCACAAGGCAGGGCAAGGCCGGGCAGGCCAGCGAGGTTGACCGACAGGGTGTAGATGTCTTCCAGATACATGGCGACCGGATCGCCGGATTTTTCGCCCAGTTTCCAGGCGGGCGACGGCGTGGTCGGGCCGAGGATGACATCAACATCGGCAAAGGCGCGCTGGTAATCGTCCTTGATCAGACGACGTAATTGCTGAGCCTTGCGGTAGTAGGCGTCGTAATAACCGGCCGACAACGCATAGGTGCCGACCAGAATGCGGCGCTGTACTTCGTCGCCAAAACCCTCGGCGCGCGAGCGTTTGTACAAGTCTTCCAGATCGACCGGGTCGTCACAGCGGTGGCCATAACGCACGCCGTCGTAACGCGACAGGTTGGTCGAGGCTTCGGCCGGGGCAATGATGTAGTAAGCCGGAATCGACAGTTCGGTGCGCGGCAATGAAATCTCTTTGACGACGGCGCCCTGGTTTTCCAGCTCTTTCACTGCGGCCATCACAGCGCTGCGAATACCATCGTGCAAACCGTCGCCAAAATATTCGCTCGGTAAACCGATGCGCAGGCCGTCGAGCGGGCGATCCAGATGGGCGGTGTAGTCGTCTACCGCGACGTCCATGCTGGTGGTGTCTTTCGGGTCGTGACCGGCCATGACGTTGAACATCAGGGCCGCGTCTTCGGCGGTGCGCGTTAATGGGCCACCGCAATCGAGTGATGAACCGAAGGCGATCATGCCCCAGCGCGATACCCGGCCGTAGGTGGGCTTCAGCCCGGTCAGGTTACAAAAGGCGGCCGGTTGGCGAATGGAGCCGCCAGTGTCGGTGCCGGTTGCCGCCGCAGCCAGGCCAGCAGCAACGGCCGCTGCGGAGCCGCCGGACGAACCGCCCGGTACGGTGTCCAGATTCCAGGGGTTGCGCGTCGGGCCGTAGAAAGACGTTTCGGTGGACGAACCCATGGCGAACTCATCCATGTTGGCTTTGCCCAACATAACGGTGCCGGCATCGTTCAATTTTTGCGTCACCGTGGATTCATACGGCGCAATGAAATTGTCGAG
This window harbors:
- the gatA gene encoding Asp-tRNA(Asn)/Glu-tRNA(Gln) amidotransferase subunit GatA produces the protein MEFKTLKQLSDGLAAGEFSSVELTQHYLARIAADQNTNAYITVTEEQALQAAKAADEARAKGNAGALTGLPIAHKDIFCTQGVRTSCGSKMLDNFIAPYESTVTQKLNDAGTVMLGKANMDEFAMGSSTETSFYGPTRNPWNLDTVPGGSSGGSAAAVAAGLAAAATGTDTGGSIRQPAAFCNLTGLKPTYGRVSRWGMIAFGSSLDCGGPLTRTAEDAALMFNVMAGHDPKDTTSMDVAVDDYTAHLDRPLDGLRIGLPSEYFGDGLHDGIRSAVMAAVKELENQGAVVKEISLPRTELSIPAYYIIAPAEASTNLSRYDGVRYGHRCDDPVDLEDLYKRSRAEGFGDEVQRRILVGTYALSAGYYDAYYRKAQQLRRLIKDDYQRAFADVDVILGPTTPSPAWKLGEKSGDPVAMYLEDIYTLSVNLAGLPGLALPCGQVNGLPVGLQLIGNYFDESRLLNIGHRFQQATDWHTKTPA
- the gatB gene encoding Asp-tRNA(Asn)/Glu-tRNA(Gln) amidotransferase subunit GatB is translated as MEWEIVIGLEIHVQLSTQSKIFSGSSTRFGAEPNTQASLVDLAMPGTLPVFNAGALRKAVAFGLAIGANIGKRSVFDRKNYFYPDSPKGYQITQMDFPIVGEGKVDIVLDDGSTRTIGVTRAHLEEDAGKSLHEDFEGMSGIDLNRAGTPLLEIVSEPDLRNAKEAVAYLRKIHSIVTYLGISDGNMAEGSMRCDANVSVRPKGTTELGTRTEIKNVNSFRFVEKAINVEVQRHIDVIEDGGQIVQETRLYDADKNETRSMRSKEFANDYRYFPEPDLLPVEIDDAYIQDIADHLPELPDAKIERFKNEHGLSEYDATVLSASRAMADYFEAVTGICGDAKLAANWCQGELAALLNRDEIEIEHSPVSAGHLGQLIQRIQDNTVSNKLAKQVFEGIAAGEGSPDEVIEKRGLKQVTDSGAIEAMIDAVIAANPEQVEQYRSGKDKVFGFFVGQVMKESKGQANPAQVNQLLKDKLAG